The Deltaproteobacteria bacterium genome has a segment encoding these proteins:
- a CDS encoding DegT/DnrJ/EryC1/StrS family aminotransferase: MSLAIKGGKPVRTKPFPAYNSIGQEEKKAVNQVLDSGILSQYLGCWHDNFYGGPQVRTLEKEWAEYFGAKHAVAVNSCTSGLYCAVGATGVEPGEEIIVSSYTMSASAVAPLIYNAIPVFADIEEDYFCLDVKSIEERITPKTRAIIVVDIFGLPCNAEAIQALAKKHNLYVIEDTAQAPGAVYDGKFAGTLGDMGVFSLNYHKHIHCGEGGVIVTDNDELAQRLQLIRNHAEAVVGAKGTENLVNMIGFNFRLGEMEAAIARCQLKKLEGLVAQRQENCEYLSEHIGKIPAITSPKVREKSTHAYYVHAFKFNESIAGVSRDVFIEAVRAELTGTSLREKEGALVLCGYVKPLYLEPLYQNKIAYGSKGYPWSKESVDYKKGLCPVTEKMYEKELFYHQLMTPGMNKNDLDDVIRAFEKVYNNIKELK; the protein is encoded by the coding sequence ATGTCATTGGCTATTAAAGGGGGTAAACCTGTACGCACCAAACCATTCCCCGCATATAATTCTATTGGTCAGGAAGAAAAAAAAGCAGTCAATCAAGTTTTGGATTCAGGAATACTTTCACAATATTTAGGATGTTGGCACGATAATTTTTATGGTGGGCCTCAAGTGCGCACTTTAGAAAAAGAATGGGCAGAGTATTTTGGGGCTAAGCATGCTGTTGCTGTAAATTCATGTACTTCCGGACTATATTGCGCGGTGGGAGCAACTGGAGTGGAGCCGGGGGAGGAGATAATTGTTTCATCTTATACCATGAGTGCTTCTGCTGTTGCACCTCTTATATATAATGCAATTCCTGTTTTTGCTGACATTGAAGAAGATTATTTTTGTCTTGATGTTAAGTCAATAGAGGAGCGGATTACACCTAAAACTCGAGCAATTATTGTTGTAGATATTTTTGGGTTGCCTTGTAACGCTGAAGCAATTCAAGCTTTGGCTAAAAAGCACAATTTATATGTTATTGAAGATACTGCCCAAGCTCCCGGAGCAGTATATGATGGCAAATTTGCCGGTACGCTTGGTGATATGGGAGTATTTTCTCTGAATTATCATAAACATATACATTGCGGTGAAGGCGGAGTCATTGTAACAGATAATGATGAACTTGCTCAGCGGTTACAGCTTATCCGTAATCATGCTGAGGCCGTTGTTGGAGCGAAGGGAACAGAAAATTTAGTTAATATGATTGGTTTTAATTTTAGGCTTGGAGAAATGGAAGCGGCAATAGCCCGCTGTCAACTAAAAAAGCTGGAAGGCCTTGTTGCGCAACGACAGGAGAATTGTGAATATTTGTCAGAGCATATAGGAAAGATACCGGCTATAACTTCACCGAAGGTAAGAGAAAAAAGTACTCATGCTTATTATGTTCATGCTTTTAAGTTTAATGAAAGCATTGCTGGTGTCTCCAGAGATGTATTCATTGAGGCAGTAAGAGCCGAATTAACTGGCACGTCGCTTCGAGAAAAAGAAGGTGCACTTGTACTTTGCGGCTATGTAAAGCCTCTATACCTGGAGCCGCTTTATCAGAATAAAATTGCTTATGGCTCAAAAGGGTATCCTTGGTCTAAGGAGAGTGTTGATTATAAAAAAGGATTGTGCCCAGTAACCGAAAAAATGTATGAAAAAGAACTTTTTTATCATCAATTAATGACCCCCGGTATGAACAAAAATGATTTAGATGATGTAATTAGAGCTTTTGAGAAGGTTTATAACAACATAAAAGAACTGAAATGA
- a CDS encoding Gfo/Idh/MocA family oxidoreductase, whose amino-acid sequence MNKVFLKKFNAVIVGLGGIGLEYDLSHNKDYVLTHSKSFMNHGGFELVCGVDRDIERCRKFESFTKKPGFLELSSIPKDRTYDVFIIAIPPGERDCVLKECLYFKPKLILMEKPLALDVEEANRLIELCEKSECELAVNYMRRCEPTVQKLKKDIEDNRFGSFLGGNTYYTRGIRNNASHFMDLYSYLVGKPSSWGVLERKEKKEANKDPEFDFWISIKNARCVFQSVSSSNFSIGKADFIFENAVIYYDDFGRNITIRAPEDDPQYKGYRRLKHIAEKLESGFVRCQQYVPEHIYQHFVEGIDLVSSANSGLQTLIICEDLIEQWQK is encoded by the coding sequence ATGAATAAGGTTTTTTTAAAAAAATTTAATGCAGTCATTGTAGGCCTTGGTGGAATAGGACTTGAGTATGATCTTTCTCATAATAAGGATTATGTTTTAACTCATAGCAAATCATTTATGAATCATGGCGGTTTTGAATTAGTTTGTGGAGTGGATAGAGATATTGAACGTTGTAGAAAGTTTGAATCTTTTACTAAAAAGCCTGGATTTCTAGAATTATCCTCTATACCTAAGGATAGGACATATGATGTTTTTATTATAGCAATACCACCGGGGGAGAGGGACTGTGTTCTAAAAGAATGTTTGTATTTTAAACCAAAGCTTATTCTCATGGAAAAACCTTTGGCTTTAGACGTAGAAGAAGCTAATAGGTTAATTGAGTTGTGTGAAAAAAGCGAGTGTGAACTTGCTGTAAACTATATGAGGCGTTGTGAACCGACAGTGCAAAAATTAAAAAAGGACATTGAAGACAATAGATTCGGTTCTTTTTTAGGGGGTAATACGTATTATACTCGCGGCATTCGCAATAATGCATCGCATTTTATGGATCTATATAGTTATTTAGTAGGTAAACCCTCATCTTGGGGAGTGTTGGAGAGGAAAGAGAAGAAAGAAGCCAACAAAGATCCTGAATTTGATTTTTGGATTTCTATCAAAAATGCCCGCTGTGTTTTCCAATCTGTAAGTAGTAGTAATTTTAGTATTGGAAAAGCAGATTTTATTTTTGAGAACGCAGTTATTTATTATGATGATTTTGGGCGCAATATTACCATAAGGGCACCGGAAGATGATCCGCAGTACAAAGGATATCGGAGACTTAAGCACATTGCAGAAAAATTAGAGAGCGGATTTGTCCGTTGCCAGCAATATGTTCCCGAGCATATTTATCAGCATTTTGTTGAAGGGATTGATCTCGTTTCATCGGCAAACAGCGGGCTGCAAACTTTAATTATTTGTGAAGATTTAATAGAACAATGGCAGAAGTAA